A part of Desulfofundulus salinus genomic DNA contains:
- a CDS encoding basic amino acid ABC transporter substrate-binding protein: MFRTLKVIVAMLVVLALAVAGCGGQQAKDKGQDSAKASSGQQPTAKPKILVASDTAYAPFEFQDPKTGKYVGFDMDLIEAIAEVNNWDYEIRSMNFDGIVPALQSASVDLAISAMTITEKRKEQVNFSLPYYQSGQCVAVKASNNTIKGFDDLAGKKIGVQIATTGADEARKIPGAKITDYNTINEAFMALKNGNVDAVVNDYPVTAYFIQQGNKDVKIVGDLRTSEFYGIAVPKSKPDILEKVNSALKTLKENGNYAEIYKKWFGKEPPEFLPGEPSAN; the protein is encoded by the coding sequence GTGTTTAGAACATTAAAAGTGATAGTGGCTATGCTGGTTGTTTTGGCCCTGGCGGTGGCCGGTTGCGGTGGGCAACAGGCAAAAGATAAAGGCCAGGATAGTGCCAAAGCCAGCAGCGGGCAGCAGCCCACCGCCAAGCCAAAGATATTGGTTGCTTCGGATACGGCCTATGCTCCTTTCGAGTTTCAAGATCCCAAGACTGGCAAGTACGTGGGATTTGACATGGATCTGATCGAGGCTATTGCCGAGGTCAATAACTGGGATTATGAAATCCGGAGCATGAATTTTGACGGCATTGTGCCCGCCCTGCAGAGTGCCAGCGTGGATCTGGCCATTTCGGCCATGACCATTACCGAGAAGCGCAAAGAACAGGTTAATTTCTCTCTGCCCTATTACCAGTCCGGCCAATGTGTGGCGGTGAAGGCCAGCAACAACACCATCAAGGGTTTTGACGATCTGGCCGGCAAGAAAATAGGGGTGCAGATTGCCACTACGGGAGCGGACGAGGCGCGCAAGATTCCCGGTGCCAAGATCACCGACTATAACACCATTAACGAGGCCTTTATGGCCTTAAAGAATGGCAACGTGGATGCCGTGGTAAACGATTACCCGGTAACGGCCTACTTTATCCAGCAGGGAAACAAAGACGTTAAGATTGTGGGTGACCTGCGGACCAGTGAATTCTACGGCATTGCGGTACCCAAGAGCAAGCCGGATATTCTGGAAAAGGTAAACAGCGCCTTGAAGACCTTGAAGGAAAACGGCAATTATGCCGAGATCTATAAAAAGTGGTTTGGCAAGGAGCCTCCCGAATTCCTGCCCGGTGAGCCTTCGGCCAACTAA
- a CDS encoding DMT family transporter, with amino-acid sequence MTGHRQNLLQLKADLALLGVSFIWGVTFVVVQNALSSIGPYYFLGIRFLLAFLFLAAIYHRQLVQLNRDTLWAGCIIGVFLFGGYAFQTVGLQYTTASNAGFITGLSVVLVPVFSALFTRQAPGVFAAIGVVLAATGLGLLSLGRGLSFNYGDLLVFFCALCFALHIITVGRYARHLHPPLLALIQIGIVSLAGFLFGLATETWPEHLNRPVWVALLLTAIPATALAFLIQNNVQRFTSATHTAIIFTMEPVFAALSAYFLAGEILTPRKIIGCILILSGMLLAELKGKHIRTISKTSKEVQTSTL; translated from the coding sequence TTGACCGGACATAGGCAAAATCTTTTACAGTTAAAGGCCGATTTGGCCCTGCTGGGGGTAAGTTTTATCTGGGGTGTTACCTTTGTGGTGGTGCAAAACGCCCTTAGTTCCATCGGGCCCTATTACTTCCTGGGCATTCGTTTTCTACTGGCCTTCCTTTTCCTGGCCGCAATTTATCACCGGCAGCTAGTGCAGCTTAACCGGGACACCCTATGGGCAGGTTGTATCATTGGAGTGTTTTTATTTGGAGGTTATGCCTTTCAAACCGTGGGGCTTCAGTATACCACCGCATCCAACGCCGGTTTTATTACGGGTCTATCGGTCGTGCTGGTGCCTGTTTTCAGTGCGCTTTTCACCAGACAAGCGCCCGGCGTTTTTGCCGCTATAGGTGTAGTGCTGGCCGCCACCGGGTTGGGGCTGTTGTCCCTGGGAAGAGGATTAAGTTTTAATTACGGGGATTTGCTGGTTTTCTTTTGTGCTCTTTGCTTTGCGTTACATATCATCACGGTTGGGCGTTATGCCCGCCACCTCCACCCTCCCCTGTTGGCTTTAATTCAGATCGGGATTGTTTCCCTGGCCGGTTTTCTTTTTGGACTGGCTACCGAGACTTGGCCGGAGCATTTGAACCGCCCGGTATGGGTAGCTCTGCTGCTGACCGCTATACCGGCCACCGCCCTGGCCTTTCTGATTCAAAACAACGTTCAACGCTTTACCTCCGCTACCCATACGGCGATTATCTTTACCATGGAACCCGTCTTTGCCGCTTTAAGCGCCTATTTTTTAGCAGGGGAAATACTCACCCCGCGCAAAATCATTGGATGCATCTTGATCCTTAGTGGCATGTTGCTGGCCGAACTGAAGGGAAAACACATCCGGACGATAAGTAAAACATCAAAAGAAGTGCAAACCAGCACCCTGTAG
- a CDS encoding DUF503 domain-containing protein, which yields MIVGILVMELRTSEADSLKSKRRVLKSLLDKVKARYNVSVAEVGKQDTWHFSTIGVSFVSNDSAHVHQTLTAVVRFVEDLGTVELLDVRMELL from the coding sequence TTGATTGTAGGTATACTGGTAATGGAGTTACGCACGAGTGAAGCTGATTCTCTAAAAAGCAAGCGGCGGGTGTTAAAAAGTTTGCTGGATAAGGTAAAGGCCCGCTACAACGTTTCCGTAGCCGAAGTAGGTAAACAGGACACCTGGCACTTCTCTACCATAGGGGTGTCTTTTGTCAGTAACGATAGTGCCCATGTTCACCAGACCCTGACGGCAGTGGTACGTTTTGTTGAGGACCTGGGAACGGTGGAACTGCTGGATGTGCGAATGGAGCTACTATAA
- a CDS encoding zinc dependent phospholipase C family protein — translation MINPSTWAIAKRFLAVADPLQNLVDRGGVTHTFCNQQALTILEQDGLKEQVRLLRRHLVTFNRGTLWADRGWKCFAHYLDPRSGKGLGSWPDAAGECEEYFQRALTCWQKGRRDQALFYLGAAIHLVQDLCVPHHACGVAFNGHQQYEAWVQEHCGLFRVNRGGYYQVASRPGDWVYANARLAREYYPRVRTGREYHEVTGVLLGLAQRTTAGFLAYFFSLVT, via the coding sequence GTGATTAATCCTTCGACGTGGGCCATAGCCAAGCGATTCTTAGCCGTGGCCGATCCCCTGCAAAACCTGGTGGATCGCGGGGGAGTCACCCACACTTTCTGTAACCAGCAGGCCTTAACCATTTTAGAACAGGATGGTTTAAAAGAACAGGTTCGGTTGTTGCGCAGGCACCTGGTGACATTCAACCGGGGCACCCTTTGGGCCGACCGGGGGTGGAAATGTTTCGCCCACTACCTGGACCCTCGTTCCGGAAAGGGCCTCGGATCGTGGCCTGATGCGGCCGGTGAGTGCGAGGAGTATTTTCAGCGGGCGCTGACCTGCTGGCAGAAAGGGAGAAGGGATCAGGCCCTTTTTTACCTGGGAGCAGCTATTCATCTGGTACAGGATTTATGTGTTCCCCATCATGCGTGCGGTGTAGCTTTTAACGGGCATCAACAATATGAGGCCTGGGTGCAGGAACACTGTGGTCTTTTCAGAGTGAACAGGGGAGGCTATTACCAGGTTGCTTCCCGGCCCGGTGATTGGGTTTACGCCAATGCCCGCTTGGCCAGGGAGTATTACCCCCGGGTTCGCACCGGGCGAGAATATCACGAAGTCACCGGTGTGCTGTTGGGCCTGGCACAGCGCACTACGGCCGGCTTTTTAGCTTACTTTTTTAGTTTGGTTACATAA
- a CDS encoding STAS domain-containing protein has product MVKIWRDRNFLRVGGIVVNHHFKKLQKVLEDTAREEGRIVLDLRELEFIDELGVCQLLSFIDQLSQRGIRVELINAQDKVLSKFLAVGARLWLDEQLFSKVG; this is encoded by the coding sequence TTGGTCAAGATTTGGCGAGATCGTAATTTTCTTCGCGTGGGTGGCATTGTAGTTAACCACCATTTTAAGAAGTTGCAAAAGGTACTGGAAGATACGGCCCGGGAAGAAGGGCGCATTGTCCTGGATTTGCGTGAGCTGGAGTTTATTGATGAGCTGGGAGTATGTCAGCTTTTGAGTTTTATAGATCAACTATCTCAGCGGGGTATCCGCGTGGAACTGATCAATGCCCAGGACAAGGTGCTTTCCAAGTTTCTTGCGGTGGGAGCTCGTCTCTGGTTGGACGAGCAACTGTTTAGTAAAGTGGGGTAA
- the pstA gene encoding phosphate ABC transporter permease PstA, with protein MNARLADRLATVMFWMGAAAVLAILALLLGYILWHGIRVIDWRFLTTPPQTIAAGGGVGPQIFNSFYLLLLTMFITAPLGLLAGIYLAEYAGKGRITEYIRLSIETLTSLPSIVVGLFGLLIFVNMTGWGYSLMSGALALAVINLPLMVRISEESIRSVPCELREASLALGATRWETMWRVILPSAFPGLVTGAIIAAGRVFGEAAALLYTAGMSSPILNFSDLNPWSPTSPLNPFRPAETLAVHIWKINSEALIPDVRRVADGSAAVLILVVLLFNICARWLGRRIYRRLTAM; from the coding sequence ATGAATGCCCGGCTGGCGGATCGCCTGGCTACCGTCATGTTCTGGATGGGTGCCGCTGCGGTTCTGGCTATTTTAGCTTTGCTTTTGGGTTATATTCTCTGGCACGGCATCCGGGTCATTGATTGGCGTTTTCTGACTACGCCTCCCCAGACCATTGCTGCCGGCGGTGGGGTGGGACCCCAGATTTTTAACTCCTTTTATTTGCTCCTGTTGACTATGTTCATTACCGCCCCCCTCGGTTTACTGGCGGGTATTTACCTGGCCGAATACGCCGGCAAGGGACGTATTACCGAGTACATCCGCCTGTCCATCGAAACCCTTACCTCCTTGCCTTCCATTGTGGTGGGCCTGTTTGGTCTGCTTATCTTTGTTAACATGACCGGATGGGGGTATAGCTTAATGTCCGGGGCGCTGGCTCTGGCAGTGATTAACTTGCCGCTGATGGTGCGGATTTCCGAAGAGTCCATTCGCAGCGTTCCCTGTGAGCTGAGGGAGGCCAGCCTGGCCCTGGGGGCCACCCGCTGGGAAACCATGTGGCGGGTGATCTTGCCTTCCGCTTTCCCCGGTCTGGTTACGGGGGCCATTATTGCTGCCGGCAGGGTTTTTGGTGAGGCGGCGGCCTTACTGTATACTGCCGGCATGAGCAGCCCCATTTTAAATTTTTCCGATCTCAATCCCTGGAGCCCTACTTCGCCCCTAAATCCTTTCCGGCCGGCCGAGACCCTGGCGGTACACATCTGGAAAATCAATTCCGAAGCCCTGATCCCCGATGTGCGCCGGGTTGCCGACGGTTCGGCTGCCGTGCTCATTCTGGTTGTGCTGCTTTTTAATATTTGTGCCCGCTGGTTGGGCAGGCGCATCTACCGCCGTTTGACCGCCATGTAA
- the pstC gene encoding phosphate ABC transporter permease subunit PstC, which produces MHKEFSPDPDGKKSAGSKKIYRAPDKRNIQGRKRCGEFLGRSAAFLAAALVVALTVSIIYFIGSKGLATFTVHGVRVTEFLFSTQWWPDRPLEEGGPAVGSLTFILGSLLVSLLAVAVSAPLSVIVAVFMVEIAPVWGQRALQPAIEILAGIPSVVYGYVGLSLLVPFIRNYLGGEGFSVLAGFIVLSIMILPTIISVSTDSLRALPPQWKEAALALGSTRWQTIRLVLVPAARSGLITAVVLGLARAFGEALAVQMVIGNTRTIPHSLLEPTITLTSAITMDMGYTIMGSLWNSALWSMGLILLLMSFLFIMVIRVVVRGGMVR; this is translated from the coding sequence ATGCACAAGGAATTTTCCCCGGATCCGGATGGGAAAAAATCTGCCGGTTCGAAAAAAATCTACCGGGCCCCGGATAAAAGGAATATTCAGGGGCGCAAAAGATGCGGGGAATTTTTAGGGCGCTCAGCGGCCTTTCTGGCAGCGGCGCTGGTAGTGGCACTCACTGTGTCCATTATTTATTTCATTGGGAGTAAAGGACTAGCCACTTTTACGGTGCACGGAGTCAGGGTTACCGAATTCCTTTTCAGCACCCAATGGTGGCCCGACCGGCCTCTTGAGGAAGGTGGCCCTGCGGTTGGCTCATTAACTTTCATTTTGGGTTCCCTCCTGGTTTCCCTGCTGGCTGTGGCCGTAAGCGCACCCTTGAGCGTCATTGTGGCTGTTTTTATGGTAGAAATTGCGCCCGTATGGGGACAGAGGGCATTGCAACCGGCCATTGAGATTCTCGCCGGCATACCCTCGGTGGTTTACGGTTATGTGGGTTTAAGCCTGCTGGTGCCTTTTATTCGCAATTATTTAGGTGGGGAAGGTTTTTCTGTTCTGGCCGGTTTTATTGTTCTTTCGATCATGATATTGCCCACCATTATCAGCGTATCTACCGACAGTTTGCGGGCCCTGCCACCCCAGTGGAAGGAGGCGGCCCTGGCCCTGGGATCTACTCGCTGGCAGACCATCCGCCTGGTGCTAGTGCCGGCGGCCCGTTCGGGTTTAATTACGGCCGTTGTCCTGGGCCTGGCCCGGGCCTTTGGTGAGGCCCTGGCGGTACAAATGGTGATCGGCAACACCCGGACCATTCCCCATTCCCTTCTGGAGCCAACGATTACTTTAACCAGCGCCATCACCATGGATATGGGATATACCATCATGGGCTCCTTGTGGAACAGTGCTCTGTGGTCCATGGGCTTGATTCTCCTGCTCATGTCTTTCCTGTTTATTATGGTTATTCGGGTGGTCGTGCGGGGAGGGATGGTTAGATGA
- a CDS encoding phosphate ABC transporter substrate-binding protein, translating into MLSRRTKWVLALAAVLVLVATVAGCGGQGGQQPSGGQAELSGNLTVVGSTAMQPLVEQAAAQFMAKNPKAQIVVQGGGSGTGLTQVASGAADIGNSDIFAEEKSGIDASQLVDHKVCVVGMATVVNPGVTVDNLTKQQLVDIFTGKITNWKEVGGPEQKIVVIHRPKGSGTRATFKKFALGGVEDSAPGMEQDSSGTVRKMVAETPGAISYLPLSYIDNSVKALKLDGVEPTVENIVNGKYPVWAYQHMYTKGEPTGLKKAFLDYMLGDEVQGQLIEKMGYIPITKMQVERDAQGNVTKK; encoded by the coding sequence ATGTTGAGTAGAAGAACTAAATGGGTGCTGGCACTGGCGGCTGTGCTGGTGTTGGTGGCTACTGTGGCTGGTTGTGGTGGCCAAGGTGGGCAGCAGCCTTCCGGTGGACAAGCAGAGCTTTCTGGTAACCTTACGGTAGTTGGTTCTACAGCCATGCAACCGCTGGTGGAACAGGCTGCCGCCCAGTTCATGGCTAAGAATCCCAAGGCCCAGATCGTGGTACAGGGCGGGGGTAGCGGTACCGGCCTGACCCAGGTGGCCTCCGGTGCGGCGGATATCGGTAACTCCGATATTTTTGCTGAAGAAAAGAGCGGCATTGATGCCTCCCAGCTAGTGGATCACAAGGTTTGCGTTGTGGGGATGGCCACCGTGGTCAACCCCGGCGTGACGGTGGATAACCTGACCAAACAGCAACTGGTGGATATCTTTACGGGCAAGATAACCAACTGGAAGGAAGTTGGCGGACCGGAGCAGAAAATCGTGGTCATTCATCGGCCCAAGGGTTCCGGTACCCGCGCTACCTTTAAGAAATTTGCCCTGGGTGGCGTGGAAGACAGCGCCCCCGGTATGGAACAGGATTCTTCCGGCACCGTGCGCAAGATGGTTGCCGAAACACCGGGCGCTATTTCTTACCTGCCACTGTCTTACATTGACAATAGTGTTAAGGCCCTCAAGCTCGATGGGGTGGAACCCACTGTAGAAAATATTGTCAACGGCAAGTATCCGGTATGGGCTTACCAGCACATGTACACCAAAGGTGAACCCACCGGCTTAAAGAAGGCCTTCCTGGATTACATGCTCGGTGACGAGGTACAGGGTCAGCTGATTGAGAAAATGGGTTATATCCCCATTACCAAGATGCAGGTAGAACGGGATGCCCAGGGTAATGTAACCAAGAAATAA
- a CDS encoding oxaloacetate decarboxylase subunit alpha encodes MTEARKVKITDTTLRDGHQSLLATRMRIEHMLPICEKIDQVGFHSLEVWGGATFDACMRFLNEDPWERLRILRRHLKTPLQMLLRGQNVVGYKHYPDDVLTEFIKRTVYNGLDIFRIFDALNDVRNMQKAIEVVKQEGAHAQATVVYTISPVHDLEYYVKTAKTLEEMGADSICLKDMAGILAPQPAYEIIKEWKSILKIPVQLHCHYTSGMASMAYLRAIDAGVDVIDCAISTMALQTSQPATETMVAALQGTPYDTGLDLRLLSEIAEYFKEVRKHYKEFDVASPSVDVNVMIYQIPGGMMSNFISQLSQQNALHRLPEVLEELPRVRKEFGYPPLVTPSSQIVGTQAVLNVLLGRYKLPTNEVKQYMRGYYGQPPAPVDEEVRRMIIGDEKPITCRPADLLEPGLPAARKEAAPYMQKEEDVLSVALFPQVAPQFLKERLAKKLKIDLELAAQGSEFYPA; translated from the coding sequence ATGACCGAAGCGCGCAAGGTAAAAATCACCGACACCACCCTGCGGGACGGCCACCAGTCCCTGCTGGCCACCCGCATGCGCATAGAACACATGTTGCCCATTTGCGAAAAAATAGATCAGGTGGGTTTTCATTCCCTGGAAGTCTGGGGCGGAGCCACCTTTGACGCGTGCATGCGCTTTCTTAATGAAGACCCCTGGGAGCGGTTGCGCATCCTGCGCCGCCATCTAAAGACCCCCTTGCAAATGCTCCTGCGGGGGCAAAACGTGGTGGGCTATAAACACTACCCCGATGACGTGCTCACCGAATTTATAAAAAGGACAGTTTACAACGGCCTGGATATCTTCCGCATCTTCGATGCCTTAAACGACGTACGCAACATGCAAAAGGCCATCGAGGTGGTTAAACAGGAGGGTGCCCACGCCCAGGCAACGGTGGTATATACCATCAGCCCGGTACACGACCTGGAGTACTACGTAAAAACCGCCAAGACCCTGGAGGAGATGGGGGCAGATTCCATTTGCCTGAAGGATATGGCAGGTATTCTGGCTCCCCAACCGGCCTACGAGATCATTAAAGAATGGAAATCGATACTGAAGATACCGGTGCAGCTCCACTGCCACTACACCAGCGGTATGGCCTCCATGGCCTACCTGCGGGCCATTGATGCGGGTGTGGATGTCATTGACTGTGCCATTTCCACCATGGCACTGCAGACCTCCCAGCCGGCCACTGAAACAATGGTGGCCGCCCTGCAGGGTACCCCCTATGATACGGGGCTCGATCTCAGGCTGCTTTCGGAAATTGCCGAGTATTTCAAGGAAGTGCGCAAGCATTATAAGGAATTTGATGTGGCCTCACCGAGCGTGGATGTCAACGTCATGATTTATCAAATTCCCGGCGGCATGATGTCCAACTTTATTTCCCAGCTAAGCCAGCAAAACGCCCTCCACCGGCTGCCCGAGGTGCTGGAGGAGCTGCCCCGGGTGCGGAAGGAGTTTGGCTACCCGCCCCTGGTGACCCCTTCCAGCCAGATTGTAGGTACCCAGGCCGTGCTCAATGTGTTGCTGGGCCGCTATAAACTGCCCACCAACGAAGTTAAACAATATATGCGGGGATACTATGGCCAGCCACCGGCGCCGGTAGATGAGGAAGTGCGCAGGATGATTATTGGCGACGAAAAGCCCATTACCTGCCGGCCGGCGGACTTGCTGGAGCCCGGTTTGCCCGCGGCCAGGAAGGAAGCGGCTCCCTACATGCAAAAGGAAGAGGATGTCCTCTCGGTGGCCCTCTTCCCGCAGGTCGCGCCCCAGTTTCTGAAAGAACGCCTGGCCAAAAAGCTCAAAATCGACCTGGAACTGGCCGCCCAGGGCAGCGAATTCTACCCCGCTTAA
- the mdh gene encoding malate dehydrogenase, with the protein MKRKKITIVGAGNVGATCAHWAAAKELGNIVLIDVVEGIPQGKALDLMEAAPVEGFDAIITGTNNYEDTRDSDVVVITAGIARKPGMSRDDLLATNCKIVQSVTEQVVKYSPNAYIIVVTNPLDVMTYVALKTSGFPPNRVFGMSGVLDSARFRTFVALELGISFEDVTTFVMGGHGDDMVPLVRYTYAGGIPIEKLIPAERIAAMVERTRKGGAEIVNYLKTGSAFYAPGASVVQMVEAVLKDKKRILPVAAYLQGEYGYHDIYLGVPAIIGGGGVEKVLEIELTPEEKAALDKSANSVRKLMEVLPQL; encoded by the coding sequence TTGAAAAGAAAAAAGATAACCATTGTTGGGGCTGGAAACGTAGGAGCTACCTGCGCCCACTGGGCTGCGGCCAAGGAATTGGGCAATATCGTACTCATTGACGTGGTAGAAGGAATTCCCCAGGGTAAGGCCCTGGACCTGATGGAAGCGGCGCCGGTGGAAGGCTTTGATGCCATAATTACCGGTACCAACAACTATGAAGATACCAGGGACTCCGACGTGGTGGTGATTACCGCCGGCATTGCCCGCAAGCCGGGGATGAGCCGGGATGACCTGCTGGCTACCAACTGCAAAATCGTCCAGTCAGTTACCGAACAGGTGGTCAAGTATTCACCCAACGCCTACATCATTGTAGTGACTAACCCCCTGGATGTAATGACTTACGTGGCTTTAAAAACCAGCGGCTTCCCGCCCAACCGGGTATTTGGCATGTCAGGCGTGCTGGATTCCGCCCGCTTCCGGACCTTTGTAGCGCTGGAACTGGGGATTTCCTTTGAGGACGTGACCACCTTTGTCATGGGGGGCCACGGGGATGACATGGTGCCCCTGGTGCGGTACACCTACGCCGGTGGCATTCCCATTGAAAAGCTGATTCCCGCCGAGCGTATTGCGGCCATGGTGGAACGGACCCGTAAGGGCGGCGCCGAAATTGTTAACTATTTGAAGACCGGCAGTGCCTTTTATGCTCCCGGTGCCTCCGTGGTGCAAATGGTGGAGGCCGTGTTAAAGGATAAGAAACGGATATTGCCGGTGGCCGCCTATCTGCAGGGAGAATACGGTTACCATGATATTTATTTGGGTGTGCCGGCCATTATCGGCGGGGGTGGCGTGGAAAAGGTCCTGGAAATCGAGCTTACGCCCGAAGAAAAGGCCGCCCTGGATAAGTCCGCAAACTCCGTGCGCAAGTTGATGGAGGTATTGCCGCAGCTTTAA